The genomic region CACGTGAAACGTTGTCACAGCAGAGAACTGCTTGAACTGATGGATCTTGTTTTGGGAAGTAAGACCAAACGATTTTTTGATTGTCGTTTAAGTCAAGCGCGTAGATGTTATTTGGGAATGCTGTATGAACATACATCATGTTACCAATAACAAGCGGAGAACCTTCGTGACCACGGTTTACACCGGTTGCGAATGTCCAAGCTGCTTTAAGGTTTTTTACGTTACCTTGGTTAATTTGAGTTAATTTGCTGTAAGCCTGATTTGAGTAGTCACCGCGTGGTGCTGCCCAGTTATCAGAACTAGCAATTGCTTTTTCTTGATCAGCAGCTGCTGAAGCAATCATTGGCATTGCCACTGATAGACCAGCTACTAAACCAAGAGCTAACTTGATTTTGTTAATTTTCATATAAATCTCCATAGTTTTTACTAAGGGTTTTAAAAGAAGTAAACTCTCTTGTCACTTTAAATTTTAAAGTGTTTCGCTTTAAAGACTCTAAGGTGCTTCGAAGGCTTACTTTCAGCACAATTTGACTTGTGCTTGAATAGTAATATATGCCTCTTTTTTTTAAATTGCAACAATTTAGTTACAATTTGTTAACACTTTTTTGTGGCTTTTTTGACAAAAAACCTGATTTCAGCAATTTTTGTTAAAATAGCTAATAAAATCAATAAGAAAGACAAAAATTTCCTATGCCAACTGACTCTTTATATACCTTATATCCAGAGATATCCCCCTATCATGCCACTTGGATAGATCGACCTCATGGGCACAAAGTGTATGTCGAGCTTTCAGGAAATCCTCATGGAAAACCGATTATTTTCCTCCATGGCGGGCCTGGAGGCGGGACTAACCCAAAACAGCGTCAGTTTTTTGACCCTAAGCACTATCAAATCATTCTTTTTGATCAAAGAGGGTGTGGTCAAAGTAAACCTTTAGGTGAAGTTAATGGCAATACCACGGCAGATCTTATATCTGACATGGAAGCCATTCGTGAACATCTTCATATTAAGCAATGGATTATTTTTGGTGGGTCCTGGGGCAGCGCTCTAGCGCTAGCATACGCCACTCAATACTCACAAACTATCAAAGCACTTATATTACGAGGCATCTTCTTAAGTCGGATAAGTGAACTTGATTGGTTTCTAGATGAGGTTAAAGCTTTTTTTCCGGAAGCACATCGAACACTTCTTCATTACTTGCCAGAGCATCAACGTGATGATCTTATAAAAAATTATAGTGCGCTTGTATTTTCAAACGATATAAAAATAAGCGGATCTGCTTCTATTGCTTGGAATCGATTCGAAGGTGGTCTTTTGAAATTACTACCTCAAGTAGAAGAAAATAAAACGCTCACCGATGAAGATATACAAAATGAAATTGCACGCGCACGTGTTCAACTTCATTACATCAAAGACAAATGTTTTATTGATGGGAAAAAGATATTAGAAGAAGTTAAAAAATTAAAAGATATTCCGACGACCATCATTCAAGGGCGCTACGATATGGTATGTCCACCGATCACGGCTTACGAACTTCATCAGCATATGCCTCATGCCAATTTTATTATGGTGCCTGATGCAGGACACTCTGCGTCTGAGACATCTATGACGCATGAACTCATCAAAGCTACAAATAGCTACAGAACATTATCGTAATGATCAAACTTCACCCTCTTTTTAAAAATCTTTATCAAAAAAAAGATGAATCACTTCCTGTTTTTATGATGAAAGAAACATTAGCAGGTTGTAAACGACACAATGTGTTTGGTTTAACTGCATCTCTTTCTTTTTTCTCTCTCTTTGCTTTAATCCCAATGATCCTTCTCATTTTCTTTTTCTTAAGTCATTGGTTAGTCAATTCAGAATTTGCCTTAGGAAAATTAGCACTTCTCACCAGCAATCTTTTGCCGCAAATAAGTAAAAAAATTATGCTTGAAGTATTCAAGATATCAAGCCATACCAAAGCATGGGGAATCTTAGGTACCCTTATTCTATTGTGGGCAGCAACACCTCTCACAAGTTCACTTCGCGCCAGCCTTCTTATTATTTCAGCCACTGAAGAAAATCCATCATTTTTAAAAAGTAAGATTCGAGATATCGTCGCTATCATTGGCATTCTTTTTCTTTTCTTTCTTTTCACGCTATCAGGCATGATCATGCAAAAAACGGCCGTCTTTTTTAGTGAATATTTAAGCTTTGTTAATTCACAAATGATTTATTTTATGAGTTCATTTTCGTTTGTTGTTTTATCGCTGTCTCTTTTTAATCGATTTTTCTTCCCCATTAAGGTAGACGTAAAACATATTATTTTAGGTTCGTTACTGACAGCTTTTTTTTGGCTTCTGCTCCGCTCAACGTTCGATATCTTTTTATCTTTAAGTCATTCATACGGCACCTTCTTTGGCGGGATGCGCAATCTTTTCATTTCACTCATCTGGTTATATCTGAATATTGCCTCTTATTTAATCGGTGTAGAGTTAATGGCGACACTTCACAAAAAAGATATGCTGTTATTAAAAAAATTATTTGACGACTCAATTCCCCTTTCAAGCTCTTTCATTCATTATCTTGCTTCACGTTACGGAAAAATATATAAGCAAAATGCAATGATTTTTGAGCAAGGCAATCGCGAACATAATGTGTATTTCATTGTTCAAGGCTCAGTCAATTTAATTCAAGACGGTCGAGTGATACGCTCTTTAAAAGCGCATGAATATTTTGGTGAAATGGCAGTCTTAAATGAAACTCCAACCATTGCTTCCGCGATGTCAACCTCTAACGAATCTGAAATCATTGCGATTCCAAAAGTACATCTTGAAATGATGCTCGCTGATGAACCTAAAGTAGCGATGAAATTTTTAAGAAAAATGTCTTTGCGATTGCAACAACGCTAAAAGTTTGCAGGTTTTAAATCAAAAGCAATACAAATTCTTTCTTCATTAGAACTAAAAGGTATCGTTCGATGAAAAACAGAAGATGGGAAGAAAACAACATCACCGACTTGAGGTAGGTATAGTTTTTTTTCAAAGTCATCATGCATTCTCGGATAATCATCGCCATCTACACTTAATTCAATACCACCTTCATCAGGATGTTTTTTTTGTTGTGGAATCGATAAGTAAACAGCTCCGCTGATCCAGCCTTCCTCATGAATATGTGATGAAAGATGTCCGCCTGTTTGCATTTTGACAAACCATGAACTACTAAACTCAATCGTTTTTGGAAAAGCCTTAATGAACATTGAATCTTCATGCTTATAGTGGTCATAGTATTTTTTAATAAGCAATGTAATTTCTTGTGCCAATCTTTTAAATGAAGATTCTTTTCTTTTAAAAAGATTGCCTGATGATTGAGTGCCATTCACCAAACGACTTTGCATTCGCTCTGAAATATCAGCTTCATTAATATCACTTAAAAGTGATTGTAATAAGTTGTCCTTAGGATCTTTTAATGCATCTACTTGACCGTGAAACGTAAAATGGAGTGGGTCTGGACAAAAATTATACTCATCTTTTTTGTGAAAGTTTTTTGCAAAGTGGGTTGAGAGAGTTGCTAAAAGTGGGGAGGTATTTTTTTTGACCATCGCGACACTTAATTCTTTTTCGAACGTATCAAATTGTTTTGTCTTGTATAAACAATAGAGAGCTCGCTCCTCCCAGTCGTTTAATTGAGAGGCTTTATAAAACTCATAGGCATCTTGAAATTTTTTATTGTCATGAAGGAATGTTGCAAGATTGTAATTAGCGATTGGGTTTTCTGGGTCAATTGATACAGCTTCCCTTAACCAGTGATTTGCTTCCGCAATTTCGCCTTGGTGCCATAACGCATCGCCGATGACTGAGCAAACTTCCGCATCCTGCGGATTCTTCTCTAACGCTTTTCGGTAAGATTGAATCGCCTCTTCCAAATGGCCTTGATTGCGATAGGCATTGCCTAAATTAAAATGACCTCGTGCGTGATCTTGGATTTTAAGTGACTGCTTAAAAGACTGAATGGCTTGATCAAATTCACCTTGCACCAGATAGACAGCGCCTACACTACCATGTGCCTCATAGAATCCTGGCTCTAATTCGATCGCTCTTTGATAAGCACTTAAAGCTTTGTCATATTCTGATTGGCTTTGGTATGCAATACCAAGATTAAAGTAAGCTACGACTAGATCAGGTTTAATCTGTATTGCTTTTTGATAGTGAAGAATTGCATCTTCACTATCACCCATTTGGTATAAGACTGAACCTAAATTAAATTGCATCTCTGCAAATTGAGGTTGAATTTTTAAAATATTGCGATAAGTCTCTGCCGCCTCTTTGAATTTTTTTTGCGCCTCTAGAGATACACCTAAGACATTATGCAAAATTATTTCTTGCGGAAAATCTTCCAATAAAGCTTTCGCTTTTTTTTCTGCTAAGGCGAATTGACTGGATTGGTGAAGTTGAATTAAATCATTCGCATCTGATGATTTAAAAAGCTTCATATTAATCTTGTTTAATGATGCGGTGTATCTTCTGCAATTTTATCCATAATCGCAAAAAGAACGCCTGAAATAATAAAGGTCATATGAATCCCTACCATCCAAGCCATTTGCGTATTCGTTAATATCTGGCCTGGTGTAGATGCATGCATAAAAGCTTTTAAAAGATCAATCGCTGAAATAGCTACAATGGATCCAATTAATTTAAGCTTTAGTCCTGAATAATCCACTTTACCCATCCAATGCGGTTTATCTTCATGGTTATCTACATCAATTTTAGATACAAAATTTTCATAGCCACTAAAAATAACCATAATGAGAAGATTGGCCACAAGCGTCATATCAACTAAAGCAAGTATAGACAAAACGATTTCTCGTTCTGGCGTGTCAACGACTGTCATGACTATATGAAAAAATTCTTGTCCAAATTTTACAAACAAACATAAGAGACCACCTACTAAACCTAAATACATAGGTGCCAGTATCCAGCGACTCTTAAATACAACTTTCTCTAAAATTTCTTCAGTTTTCATGCAAGCTCCACAGGTTGTCGTTAATTGGATAAATCATATCATTACTCAGATATTGATATCTTTGAGTAATGATTGAAAAATACTACTATTAGGATACTATTTTATCTTTACTTTCGTAAGTCATGTAATGTCAAACGATTCAATTATTATTCATGGCCATCTTTTAAAAGAGGCGCGGGAAGATTTAAATCTTTCATTGGAGGATGTCGCCCGTCAGTTAACTTTAAGTAGTAAACATATCATCTCGATGGAAGAAAATAAGAAAGATGGGTTTGTATCTATTCCAATGAAGCTAATTTCAGTCAGAAAATATATAGCTTTTCTTGAGCTAGATATTGATGCGGTCATTGAACATAAAAAAAATAAAGCAAAGTCTTTGTATCTCCCTGAGCCAGAAATCGACAAAGATGTTGTTGACGCAGAACAGCCCTCCAATAAGAAAATACTTTTATTATTAAAAATAAAATTATTCTTTCTATGGGCAAAAACGCACATTAAAGTGCGCTATATTTTTTACTTCATTACTTTTCTTTTTATTTCTAACTTTTTGATTGGCGTGTATCAGAAGTATGCTGTCGCTCACAAAAATTTTGAAGGGCGCGAAGTTGATTTGCCCAATTTAGAATCCCTTCCAAATGATATTGCGACTTATGAAATGAAACTTGGTGAGCAAAAATCAGAAACCCTTGAAGCGCTTCCTATACAAATCAAAAAAATAGAAGAAAATAAAAGAGATGTTAAGGATCTTGCAATTAAAATGTGTGATCAAACAGTTTCAAAACCAATCACACAAATATCATCCCCTACAGACCCTCTTAAACCTAGCGATTACTTTCACATTATCTCAAAAGGCCCACAAACGATTTGTATACTAGACAGCAACGGTAAAGAAAATAAATATGTGATGACTGAAGGTCAAAAATTAACTTATCGAGGTGGAAAGCCTCCTTTTAAACTTGTCATACACCCCGAGCTTAGTGAAATTTTTTATGAAGGCTGGCTAGTTAAACTCAAGCCTGAACAAAGTTATGTTCAGCTGAATCCTAAAACCTATAATTGAAACAGACTTATTTAAATTTTCTAACAGCACCTGTAACGACACCCCATATTTGAAATTGAATCCCTTCTATAACTTCAATAGGGCTAAATGCTTCGTTTGCAGGTAGCAAGCGTGGGGAGCCATTTTTATTTTTAGCTAAGGTCTTGACGGTAAATTCACCATCTAATGATGCCAATACAATATCACCAATGGAAGCTTCTTGAGATCGATCTACAATCACGACATCATCGTCATGAATACCAGCGTTATCCATCGAATTTCCTTTAATGCGCACAAAAAAGGTTGTATCAGCTTCTCGAATAAGATAATCGTTAAGATCCATTCTTTTCTCAACATGATCATCTGCTTGTGACGGAAGCCCTGCAGGCACCTTGTGCTCGAATAGAGGAATCTTAGTTTTGGTCATCGCCTGATTCACCAAATCAATCGATACCACATTAGAAATTTCTTGGATCTTTCTTTTGGCGTAAGCCTCTAGGATATTTGAAATCACAGCAGTTTGGCTTTCTGGCACTCTAAGTAAAGTTGTCTTCTCACCAAATTTTCCGGTGCCTGATTTTCGTCCAGCACCTGGTCTTTTACCACCTCGAATAGGAACAATTTTTTTCATTTGAATATTGTAACAAGAATCAAACGAAAAGAAAGCTTTATTTTGAATTAAGTAGATATCGACGGAACCCTTATCTATTGTGAAAAAAATTGAATATGACTGTTGACAAGGCTTAAAAATCAATGCAAAGTACGCCTAGACCTTCTATGACGCTGTCATTTCAATGGTCTTACATATCTTAATTTACATTTGGAGGAATTATGAATAAAGGCGAACTAATCGAAGCAGTTGCAAAAGCAGCAGGTTCAACAAAAGCAGACGCTGGTCGTGCGATTGATGCAACACTTGCAGCTATCACTAAAGCACTTAAAAAAGGTGACGTAGTAACGCTCATCGGTTTTGGTACTTTTAAAGTTTCTAAACGCGCTGCACGAGTTGGTCGTAACCCACAAACTGGTAAAGAACTTAAAATACCAGCACGTAAGGCTCCAACATTCAAAGCAGGTGCTGCGCTTAAAGCGGCAGTTAACTAAGCTTAGAATTAGTTATTTATATAAAAGCGCTTGGGTTTAAACCCAAGCGCTTTTTTTATGCCTTAAAATAAAGCGCTATGCCTTATTACATCAAAGGAAACAAAATTGAATTGCTTAAAAACGGCAAAGATTATTTTGCCGCTGTTATTCAATCCATCAAAAAAGCCCGAAAAAGTATTTTTATAGAGGCCTATATATTTAGCCATGATGTGACGGGTAAGAAAATCTTAACCGCGCTTAAAGAAGCTAGCCAAAAAGGGATTAAAGTTTATTTGCTTCTTGATGGATTCGGAAGCCGTGATCTCTCACAAAAAGTTATTAATGAAATCAAGGCCTCTAAAATTCACTTCCTTTTTTACCATCCTAAAATTTCACCTTATCAAATGAAACGCATTTCATTAAGACGACTTCATCGCAAAATGATTTTAATCGACCATGAAATCGCCTATATCGGCGGTATCAATATTATTGATGATATGCATGTACCCAATGGCAAAGGGCCACGCATTGACTATGCGGCGCAATTAAAAGGGCCTGTCGTTCATCTCATCAGCCTAAGTATGGTGAAACTTTGGAAAAGAGTGTCATGGTCACATTTAGAAAAATCATTTACTCCAAAAAATTTCCAAAAACAAATAGCGGAATATCCCAATGGCACAAAACTTAATTTTATTGAGCGTGATAATTTTCGCCACAGACAAGATATTGAAAAAGCTTATTTACATGCTATCGAAAATGCTCAGAACGAAATACTTATTGCAAATGCCTACTTTATTCCAGGTAAAAGATTTGAGAGGGCTTTAATTGCAGCGGCACATCGTGGTGTATCGGTAACGCTTCTCTTAAAGGGCGAAATAGATTATTTCTTATCCAACGCTACACGAGCCTTTTATGGAAAATTTTTAAAAGAAGGAATTGCCATCTTTGAATACACAAAAAGTTTTATGCATAGTAAGGTGGCAGTAATTGATGGAACCTGGTCGACTATAGGATCTTCTAATATTGATCCTTTCAGCCTTTTGCTTGCCCGAGAAGCAAATATTTTTATTTGGGATAAATCTTTTGCATCTCAACTTAAGAAAAATATCGAAGAAGATATTCGATTAGGAGGTACTGAGATTCTCTTAAAGGACTGGGACAAATCATACTTAATTAAAAGAATAAAATCTCGTATTGCATATTTTATTATTCGGATAAGTTTAGGTGTCGCTAATATTTAAGGCATACCACAATCATGGCACTTGCCCTTAACCGTAGAAAACCCTTTTACTGTTGACAGACCCTTAACATTCGTAAAAATTGCGCCATCCACAATGGCATCAGTTAAATCTGCATTTGTAAGATCAGCTCCTGTTAAATCTGCTTTACTTAGATCAGCGCGATACATATTCGTATTTTTTAAATTCGCCTCTCTTAAATCACCAAATAAAAAACTCGCAATATTTAAATCGGCACCTTCAAAATTTGTTTTATAAAATTTACCGCCCACTGAATCAAATTTCATTTGTCCCATCGGCTGATTGCCAACATCCAAACCAAATTGACCATTTTTGATGGTAGCGCCTGACATATTGACTGCACCCAGTGTGCCGATCATACGAGCCCTTGTTAAATTAGCACCCTTAAAATTAGTGTCACCAAAAATCGCCTGAAAGATAGTTGCTTCAGTTAAGTTAGCCCCTGAAAAGTTTGCTTTTTCAAGGCGCGCTAAATTCAAATAAGCTCTTTGCATATTAGTATTCGCTAAATTTGCACCTATAAGATTGGCACCAAAGACACTCGTATTAATCATTTTGCAGTGACTTAAGTCTAAACCATTCATATCAAGATACCCTAAGTCTTTATTCGAAAAATCACAATCAGGACTTTTGATTTCTTTCAGCACATCCTCTTGAGATACCTTTTTACGATCAATTTCTTTATTTTTTTCGTAAAAAACTTCAGCTTTCTTAATAAAGTCATTTGGTGTTTTTAAAAAGATATCCTTACTTACCTCGCTTCCAAAGCAATAAACCTTACCTTGATAATTTGCATTGACCGAACAGTCAGTTTTAAGGAAATTTCCTTCAGATAAACTTAAGAGGCAGTAATTTCCGAACTCGCCTGCGAAAACTAAATTTGTAATAAGGAGTAAAAATAATATCCAATATCTCTTTAATAACATGGCAATACATCCTAAAGTTTTTGATTTATTATAAACCTTTATCATTTCAGATTTTTAATTATGTCAAATAACAGATATACGGTTCTTATCACTGGTGCGAATAGGGGATTGGGCCTTGAATTCGTCAAACAGTATGCTGTAGATGACTATGAAGTCATCGCATGCACAAGAAGGATCAATAAGAATGATGATCTTCATCGACTTCAAGCTTCTTTTGAAAATATTTCTATTCAAGCTCTTGATGTTGAAAATTTTCTGGCAATTGATCAACTTGCAAAAACATTAAAAAAATCTATTGATATTTTGATTAATAATGCAGGGCTTTACCCAAATAGCTCATTCGATGCTATTGACTATGAAGCATGGCTTGATGCTTTCAAAATTAATACACTTGCTGCATTTAAAATGACAAAGGCTTTTCTTCCCCACCTTAAAAAAGGTGAATTAAAAAAAATAGCATCGCTCACAAGCAAGATGGGAAGTATTGATGACAATGCAGGTGGCGGTGAATATCTTTATCGATCAAGCAAAACTGCACTTAATATGGTCATGAAAAGTTTATCGATTGATTTAAAACCTTATGACATGAGTCTTATTACGCTTCATCCGGGATGGGTAAGAACAGATATGGGAGGACCTAATGGGCTCATTGACGCTGAAGAGAGTGTGATTGGGATGAAACGTCAAATTGATAAACTTTCAATGAAGACTTCGGGCCAGTTTATTGCTTACGATGGCAAAAAAATTCCTTGGTAATAAAAACATTTTCAGATCTTCACATTAAAGAATCTATCGAGTTTTATTTTTTCTTGTCCTATTGCAAAAGAAAAAAGCCACTTACTAAGTGGCTTTTCTAGTTATAGAAAAAATCAACCTTTATCTATACTGTCTTCAATGATTGTCGCTAATTCTGCATCACATTCAATTTCCCAACGTTTACCGTCAGCACCCTGAATATCAATATCAAATATAGGTCGACCATCCTCTTTTTCCATTTCAATTTCTACAATTGCTCCAGGATGTTTTTCTAATGCAGTTTTTATGCAAGTACTCATTACTTCATTGTGTTTTTTTAAATCCAGAATCACTGGTCTATCATCATGCTTATAATCATTACCATAGAATAAAACAGCTCCGACGAGGCCTGCCACAATCACCAGGGCTAATATAGCTAAAGATTTTTTCAAAATATTCTCCTTAATTTAAATGCGTTGTAACGTTAAAACTAAAACCAAAAATCTGCAGACACAAAAGTTGTAGCTTTTGTGTCTGCATCAACTTATTTGCCAATATATTGCTTACCCTGTGTATCAACTGCAAGTACTTGAAGATTGCCTTTAATTTTTGGGGAATCAAAAACAAAGACAGGGTTTTCAGATGTGCTGCCACCGCCAAATTCTGCACTCCATATTTCTTTTTCTTGATCTTTGACTACCACACTTGATAAATGCCACTCAGGAAGAATAAAAAGTCCTGTGTAGTTACTTAAATTAGCCTGATATCCATTATGTTGGGGGTGTTTAATAAATACTGAAGCTCTCGTTTCGGTTTGTAATACTTTCATGGTACCCACTTCCTTTAATACCGCATCTGCATCATAAATCATCCCTGCTGAGCAACCACCTGCTGATCGAATTACGACCTGATTATAAAAGAACCTTCCTTCATCGTCCTCAGCAATCACATCAATATAACTGTCTTGCTCCATGCGGATATTAGTTTCAAATGTGAAAGGTGCTACCTTAGGATGCATAGTTAAGGCTAGAGATCCAATGCCTGGTAACTGATGAGGATTACCTTCAACCACCACTGAAATATTTTTATATTTTTTATTTGCTGTAAATTTAAAAGGAACTTGGGTTCCGTCTAGCGCTCTTTTAGCGACATCAAATGTGATGTCATCTGATTTGGTTAAAGATTTACCTTTAAAGTATTTGTCTATCACACCATCTAGATGATTTGGTGTTTCAGCGTGAACGCCCATAGGCGCGAAAGCGCTTACTAAGCTCAACAATATTGAAAAAACTATATTTTTCATCACTTTAACTCCCCTTAACATTGCAGCAAAATTTATCTAAATATAATGCTCTCAAATGCATAAAAGTACAAGAAAACAGGCTTTTACATTATCCACGATATCCTGGTTTCACTAATTTAAGATGAATATCACTGATTACTTTTTCCTTGAATCCGCCTTCACAATAAGCCAGGTAAAAGTGCCACATTCGAATAAATACATCATCAAACCCTAAAGCCTTTACTTCTTTGATATTTGCAAAAAAAGCCTTTCTCCAAAAAGCCAGCGTTCTGGCGTAATGATCACCAATATCTTGAACATTATAAATTTTTAAATCTGAGGATTGCGTAATGCTATTTTGTAAAGCTGTCAAAGAGGGAATACAACTACCCGGGAAAATATATCTTTGAATAAAGTCAACAGATCGCTTAGCTTTTTCATAGCGTTGATCTGCAATCGTAATGGTTTGTATGAATGCAATACCATTAGGTTCCAATAACTGAGCACACACTTCAAAATAAGTATCGTAATACTGATAACCGACAGCTTCTAGCATTTCAATAGATACTAATTTGTCATAACGACCTTTTAAATGCCGATAATCTGAAAGTAACACGTTAATCTTATGCGTTAATTTTAAATCTTTAATTTTTTGTTTTACATAGAGAAACTGTTGTTTTGAAATAGTTGTAGTCGTTACTTTGCATCCATAATTTTGCGCAGCATAAATAGCAAAACCTCCCCAGCCAGAGCCAATTTCAATCACATGATCATGAGAGGATAATTCAAGTCCTTGGCATACCTTTTCTAATTTATAAATGGATCCTTTATGAAGCGAGTCATGAGGATTTTTAAACACAGCGGATGAATACATCATGGTTGCATCTAAAAAAAGCGAGAAAAAATTATTGCCCAAATCATAATGTTTAGAAATGTTAACGCGGCTACCTTTAACTGAATTTTGATTTAAGTAGTGGAGTGTTTTAAGTATTGGCTTTAGAAAAACATTAAATAAGCCTTCTAATTGATCCATTGCATTTTGATTGATAGCCATAATACGAATAAGCTGAGTTAAATCGTTTACAGACCAAAACTTTTGCATAAAGGCCTCGCTCACACCAATGGAGCCTCCAAATGCTAGCGCGCCATAGAATCTCGGGTCATGCACGGTTATATGAGCACTTAATTTCCCTTTATTTCCGAAAGAAAAACTTTTGCCTCCTTCTTGAACAGCGATATAGCCTATATCAATTTTCTTTAACTGATTAAAAACAAGGGATCTAGCTAAATGATGTAATGGATTTTTCATAAGAATAATTGAAAATTTATGGATGTGGAAAAAAAGTAATGCCTTTTATCTTTAGGCATAATGCTTGCCAATAAATGGATAGGATTGTTTTAAAAGTTTCGGGTGGGAATCTGAAAAGTAAAAAATTCAGTGATTGCTTTGTTAAAGGTTTTTTTTGTAGTTGCATCGATGCATTAAAAATAAATTCTTTCTCGTGGATGTTACTCATAAACACTTCTATCTTATCTCCCGGCTCTTTAAAGCTCCAACGGTATTGAATATTCATTGGCATAAAAGGTGATACATGGAAATTCTTCCTAAATTCGAAA from Candidatus Methylopumilus universalis harbors:
- a CDS encoding YhjD/YihY/BrkB family envelope integrity protein, whose translation is MIKLHPLFKNLYQKKDESLPVFMMKETLAGCKRHNVFGLTASLSFFSLFALIPMILLIFFFLSHWLVNSEFALGKLALLTSNLLPQISKKIMLEVFKISSHTKAWGILGTLILLWAATPLTSSLRASLLIISATEENPSFLKSKIRDIVAIIGILFLFFLFTLSGMIMQKTAVFFSEYLSFVNSQMIYFMSSFSFVVLSLSLFNRFFFPIKVDVKHIILGSLLTAFFWLLLRSTFDIFLSLSHSYGTFFGGMRNLFISLIWLYLNIASYLIGVELMATLHKKDMLLLKKLFDDSIPLSSSFIHYLASRYGKIYKQNAMIFEQGNREHNVYFIVQGSVNLIQDGRVIRSLKAHEYFGEMAVLNETPTIASAMSTSNESEIIAIPKVHLEMMLADEPKVAMKFLRKMSLRLQQR
- a CDS encoding TIGR00645 family protein, whose product is MKTEEILEKVVFKSRWILAPMYLGLVGGLLCLFVKFGQEFFHIVMTVVDTPEREIVLSILALVDMTLVANLLIMVIFSGYENFVSKIDVDNHEDKPHWMGKVDYSGLKLKLIGSIVAISAIDLLKAFMHASTPGQILTNTQMAWMVGIHMTFIISGVLFAIMDKIAEDTPHH
- a CDS encoding helix-turn-helix domain-containing protein, yielding MSNDSIIIHGHLLKEAREDLNLSLEDVARQLTLSSKHIISMEENKKDGFVSIPMKLISVRKYIAFLELDIDAVIEHKKNKAKSLYLPEPEIDKDVVDAEQPSNKKILLLLKIKLFFLWAKTHIKVRYIFYFITFLFISNFLIGVYQKYAVAHKNFEGREVDLPNLESLPNDIATYEMKLGEQKSETLEALPIQIKKIEENKRDVKDLAIKMCDQTVSKPITQISSPTDPLKPSDYFHIISKGPQTICILDSNGKENKYVMTEGQKLTYRGGKPPFKLVIHPELSEIFYEGWLVKLKPEQSYVQLNPKTYN
- a CDS encoding HU family DNA-binding protein, whose translation is MNKGELIEAVAKAAGSTKADAGRAIDATLAAITKALKKGDVVTLIGFGTFKVSKRAARVGRNPQTGKELKIPARKAPTFKAGAALKAAVN
- a CDS encoding LexA family protein, with amino-acid sequence MKKIVPIRGGKRPGAGRKSGTGKFGEKTTLLRVPESQTAVISNILEAYAKRKIQEISNVVSIDLVNQAMTKTKIPLFEHKVPAGLPSQADDHVEKRMDLNDYLIREADTTFFVRIKGNSMDNAGIHDDDVVIVDRSQEASIGDIVLASLDGEFTVKTLAKNKNGSPRLLPANEAFSPIEVIEGIQFQIWGVVTGAVRKFK
- the pip gene encoding prolyl aminopeptidase, with protein sequence MPTDSLYTLYPEISPYHATWIDRPHGHKVYVELSGNPHGKPIIFLHGGPGGGTNPKQRQFFDPKHYQIILFDQRGCGQSKPLGEVNGNTTADLISDMEAIREHLHIKQWIIFGGSWGSALALAYATQYSQTIKALILRGIFLSRISELDWFLDEVKAFFPEAHRTLLHYLPEHQRDDLIKNYSALVFSNDIKISGSASIAWNRFEGGLLKLLPQVEENKTLTDEDIQNEIARARVQLHYIKDKCFIDGKKILEEVKKLKDIPTTIIQGRYDMVCPPITAYELHQHMPHANFIMVPDAGHSASETSMTHELIKATNSYRTLS
- the clsB gene encoding cardiolipin synthase ClsB; this translates as MPYYIKGNKIELLKNGKDYFAAVIQSIKKARKSIFIEAYIFSHDVTGKKILTALKEASQKGIKVYLLLDGFGSRDLSQKVINEIKASKIHFLFYHPKISPYQMKRISLRRLHRKMILIDHEIAYIGGINIIDDMHVPNGKGPRIDYAAQLKGPVVHLISLSMVKLWKRVSWSHLEKSFTPKNFQKQIAEYPNGTKLNFIERDNFRHRQDIEKAYLHAIENAQNEILIANAYFIPGKRFERALIAAAHRGVSVTLLLKGEIDYFLSNATRAFYGKFLKEGIAIFEYTKSFMHSKVAVIDGTWSTIGSSNIDPFSLLLAREANIFIWDKSFASQLKKNIEEDIRLGGTEILLKDWDKSYLIKRIKSRIAYFIIRISLGVANI
- a CDS encoding tetratricopeptide repeat protein, with the protein product MKLFKSSDANDLIQLHQSSQFALAEKKAKALLEDFPQEIILHNVLGVSLEAQKKFKEAAETYRNILKIQPQFAEMQFNLGSVLYQMGDSEDAILHYQKAIQIKPDLVVAYFNLGIAYQSQSEYDKALSAYQRAIELEPGFYEAHGSVGAVYLVQGEFDQAIQSFKQSLKIQDHARGHFNLGNAYRNQGHLEEAIQSYRKALEKNPQDAEVCSVIGDALWHQGEIAEANHWLREAVSIDPENPIANYNLATFLHDNKKFQDAYEFYKASQLNDWEERALYCLYKTKQFDTFEKELSVAMVKKNTSPLLATLSTHFAKNFHKKDEYNFCPDPLHFTFHGQVDALKDPKDNLLQSLLSDINEADISERMQSRLVNGTQSSGNLFKRKESSFKRLAQEITLLIKKYYDHYKHEDSMFIKAFPKTIEFSSSWFVKMQTGGHLSSHIHEEGWISGAVYLSIPQQKKHPDEGGIELSVDGDDYPRMHDDFEKKLYLPQVGDVVFFPSSVFHRTIPFSSNEERICIAFDLKPANF